One stretch of Saccharopolyspora erythraea DNA includes these proteins:
- a CDS encoding heat shock protein transcriptional repressor HspR: MTSGRSRAKLSMTVGFPPGANEDTPVFVISVAAELSGLHAQTLRSYDRLGLVSPGRTAAGGRRYSARDIALLREVQRLSQEEGVNLAGIKRIIELENEVDALREKVQELMTEVAAAHAAAEQAAAQVHASYRRDLVPVRQETALVVWKPDRRR, encoded by the coding sequence ATGACCAGCGGTCGGAGTCGGGCGAAGCTGAGCATGACGGTCGGGTTCCCACCGGGTGCCAACGAGGACACGCCGGTCTTCGTGATCTCGGTGGCCGCCGAGCTGTCCGGGCTGCACGCCCAGACGCTGCGCAGCTACGACCGACTCGGGCTGGTCTCGCCCGGACGGACCGCGGCGGGCGGGCGCCGGTACTCGGCGCGTGACATCGCCCTGCTGCGCGAGGTCCAGCGGCTCTCCCAGGAGGAGGGCGTCAACCTCGCGGGCATCAAGCGCATCATCGAACTGGAGAACGAGGTCGATGCCCTGCGCGAGAAGGTGCAGGAGCTGATGACCGAGGTCGCCGCGGCGCACGCCGCCGCGGAGCAGGCGGCGGCGCAGGTGCACGCCTCGTACCGCCGGGACCTCGTCCCGGTTCGCCAGGAAACCGCGCTGGTCGTCTGGAAGCCCGACCGCAGGCGCTGA